The DNA segment CGCCCTTGAGCCTGATGACCTTGTTCTTGCCGTCTTCACAGATGGTGACGAGCTTGCCGTCGTCACCCTCGCTCAACGTGACGAGGTTCTCGTCGTCGCCCGTCTTGATGACGACCGTCTTGCACTTGACCTTGCAGGCCTCGTCGCAGGCCTCGCCTGCCTGCACCGGCGTCGTGAGCGCAAGGACCGCGCCCAACATCGCTGCATAGTACCTCACACTACCTCCTCTGGTTTGGAATATGGTGCACTGCATTGGGTTGGACGTCCGGGCCCTTTGCCGGGTTGTCAGGCCGGAACTGCGAAGCCGGGGCCGAGCTCTCGGCCGTCCACATCGCGTTTGACAACCTGATGGTAGAAGCTAGAATCCAGTCGTGAGCAGCGTGAATATCGCCGTACTCGCCTCGGGCCGCGGCACGAACTTCGAGGCGCTGGTGCACGCAACCCGGCGCCCCAACACCCACGGCGAGGTCCGGCTGCTGGTCACCAATATCCCCGACGCGCCGGTGCTGAAGAAGGCCGAACTCGAGCACGTGCCCGCCATGCTCATCCCCCATCGCGGTTTCAAGACCCGGGCGGAATTCGAGCAGGCGTTGGTTGCCGAACTGAACCGCCACGACATCGGCCTCGTCTGCCTGGCCGGGTTCATGCGCATCCTTTCTCCGGTCTTCGTGAACGCCTTTGCGGACCGCATCATGAACATCCATCCCTCGCTTCTGCCCGCGTTTGCCGGCCTGCAGGGGATGCAGGTGCACGCTGCGGTGATGGCTGCCGGGGTCAAGGTCACCGGCTGCACCGTCCATTTCGTGAACACGGACGTCGACGCCGGGCCGATCATCGTCCAGCGGGCGATTGCGGTACGCGACGTTGATACGCCGGAGTCACTCGCACTGCGGGTGCTGGTCGAAGAACACCTGGCCTATGCCGAAGCCGTGAAGCTGTTCTGTACCGGCAGACTGAAGGTAGAAGGCAGGCGAGTCCGCGTCCTGGGAGACGACGCCGGGAGAGCGGTGGATGAAGGAACGACTCATGCCTGAACGCAAGCTGCGGGTGGCGGTGGTAGGGTGCGGGACGCAGTCGCAGCTGGCCTACATCCCGGTGCTCAAGCAGAACCAGTCAGTCGAACTGGTTGCGCTCTGCGACACGGATGTGCGAAAGCTGAACCAGCTCTGCACGATTCATAAGATTGACAAGCACTACGTCGACTTCGACGACATGAAAGAGGACGAGACGATAGACGCGGTAGTCATCGCCACGCCCAATCATCTCCACGCGCCGATGTCGATAGCCGCCATGCGTTACGGCAAGGACGTGCTCTGCGAAATGCCCCTGGCCCTGGACTCGACCGAGGTCAGGCAGATGATAGCGAACTCCGACCGCGAGAAGCGGAAGCTGATGCCGGCAATGAACACCCGGCTGCGGCCCGACATCCAGGCCATACGCCGGTTCGTCGAAGGCGGGGAGTTGGGCAACCTCTACTACTGCAAGACCGGCTGGTTGCAGGGACGCGAGTCCTGGTCCCTTTCCGGCTGGCGCGGCCAGCGCCTGCGCGCAGGCGGCGGCGCGTTTCTCTCTCTGGGTACGGCGCTGCTCGACGCCTCCCTGGCCCTGGTGGCCCCGCATACCCCGGTCTCGGTTATCGGCGCAGCGCACCATCGGGCGCCTCAGTCCGAGGTAGAGGACACCGCCTTCGCCATGATCCGGTTCGAGCAGGACCTGACGCTTACCGTGGAGGTGGGCTGGTCGATGCTGCAGCAGAAGGACCTCACCTACCTCAACCTGTTCGGCAACGCCGGGGCTGCGTTGCTCAACCCAACCCAGATCCACAAAGAGATGCACGGTCACCTGGTCAACGTCACGCCGCAGATCCGGGAGAAAGACGTTCAGCGGTCGTCCTGGCGAATGCTGATCAATCTCTGGGTTGACGCGCTGGAACGCGGCACACCTGTACCCATCAGCGCGTCCGAGGCGCTCACGGTCAGCCGGCTCGCCGACGCGTTCTACCAATCCCAGTCAACCCGCAGAGAGGTCGCGCTCACATCCGCCGAGCCCTGATCCCGGCCGTCTCGGCCATCGGCCTGGGAGCGTTTGCGTTCGCGCCCTTCCCACTCCGTTTTCTGGCCTTCTTCGCGTTCGTTCCGCTCTTCCGGGTTATCCGGGACGCGAAGCCGGGAAAGGCGTTCCTCTGGGGATGGTTGTTCGGCGGACTGCTGTTCACCGCTCACCTCTGGTGGCTCTGGTTCCTGGTTGTGCCCGTCGAACCCATCACCCGCATCTTGCTGGACATCGGCGTGGTTCTCCTCTTTGCCTACCTCGGCCTGTACGTCGGCGTATTCGCCTGGCTCACGCGGCGCTGGGGACTCTGGGCGGCGCCTCTGGTCTGGCCGTTGCTCGAATTCCTGCGCACCAAGTCCCAGATAGGATTCCCGTGGGGTCTGCTCGGCTACACGATGACGCCCTATGTTCCCTTCATCCAGCCAGCGTCGCTCGGAGGTGTCTACCTCGTATCGGCGTGGCTTGTGCTGGTGAATGTGCTGGTATGCAAGCTGTACGCTTCACGCTTCACGCCCGACGCTCCGGATGCCCGGCGTGAGGCGTCGGGCGTCTGGCGTAGTGCGTGGCGCATGCTGGGCCCTGCCGCTGCGCTGGCTGCGGCGTTCGCCGCGCCGCTCTTGTTCTCTGCCTTCTACGTCCGCCCGCTCAAGCCCTGGTTCAATGTCGCCATAGTCCAGCCCAACGTCTCCCCTTTCGACAAGGGAGACTGGGACGCGCGAGCGGCAATCCAGGCGGACCTTGTCCGGCTGACGCAGCAGTCTGCCGCCGACCACCCCGATCTCATCCTCTATCCGGAAACCGCGACCCTGACCGACGTAACGCGGTCGGAGACCATGGGTTCGGCCATCCGCGGCCTTGCCGATTCGCTCAACACCGAGATCTTCACCGGCTCGCCCCTGTTCGACGAACGCCGCAGGTCCTGGCACAACGGCGCAGTCCTGATTCGGCCGGGCGAACCGGTCAGGCAGCGCTACTACAAGATCCGGCTTGTGCCGTTCTCGGAGAAGATCCCCTACGCCGACGAACTGCCGATCATCCGCCGGATACTCGGCACGGCCGACATGGGCGACTGGGCAAGGGGGCGCGACTACACCGTCTTCCGGTGGTCGCGAGGCAAGCTCTCCTCACTCATCTGCTTTGAGGCCATCTTCCCCGATTACGCACGCGAGTTCGCCCGCCGCGGTTCACAACTCATCGCCGTGGTCACCAACGACGGTTGGTTCGGACGGCTGGTCGGCGCCCAGCAGCACGCCGAACTGGCTGTC comes from the candidate division WOR-3 bacterium genome and includes:
- a CDS encoding phosphoribosylglycinamide formyltransferase, with translation MSSVNIAVLASGRGTNFEALVHATRRPNTHGEVRLLVTNIPDAPVLKKAELEHVPAMLIPHRGFKTRAEFEQALVAELNRHDIGLVCLAGFMRILSPVFVNAFADRIMNIHPSLLPAFAGLQGMQVHAAVMAAGVKVTGCTVHFVNTDVDAGPIIVQRAIAVRDVDTPESLALRVLVEEHLAYAEAVKLFCTGRLKVEGRRVRVLGDDAGRAVDEGTTHA
- a CDS encoding Gfo/Idh/MocA family oxidoreductase — encoded protein: MKERLMPERKLRVAVVGCGTQSQLAYIPVLKQNQSVELVALCDTDVRKLNQLCTIHKIDKHYVDFDDMKEDETIDAVVIATPNHLHAPMSIAAMRYGKDVLCEMPLALDSTEVRQMIANSDREKRKLMPAMNTRLRPDIQAIRRFVEGGELGNLYYCKTGWLQGRESWSLSGWRGQRLRAGGGAFLSLGTALLDASLALVAPHTPVSVIGAAHHRAPQSEVEDTAFAMIRFEQDLTLTVEVGWSMLQQKDLTYLNLFGNAGAALLNPTQIHKEMHGHLVNVTPQIREKDVQRSSWRMLINLWVDALERGTPVPISASEALTVSRLADAFYQSQSTRREVALTSAEP
- the lnt gene encoding apolipoprotein N-acyltransferase, yielding MPVNPQRGRAHIRRALIPAVSAIGLGAFAFAPFPLRFLAFFAFVPLFRVIRDAKPGKAFLWGWLFGGLLFTAHLWWLWFLVVPVEPITRILLDIGVVLLFAYLGLYVGVFAWLTRRWGLWAAPLVWPLLEFLRTKSQIGFPWGLLGYTMTPYVPFIQPASLGGVYLVSAWLVLVNVLVCKLYASRFTPDAPDARREASGVWRSAWRMLGPAAALAAAFAAPLLFSAFYVRPLKPWFNVAIVQPNVSPFDKGDWDARAAIQADLVRLTQQSAADHPDLILYPETATLTDVTRSETMGSAIRGLADSLNTEIFTGSPLFDERRRSWHNGAVLIRPGEPVRQRYYKIRLVPFSEKIPYADELPIIRRILGTADMGDWARGRDYTVFRWSRGKLSSLICFEAIFPDYAREFARRGSQLIAVVTNDGWFGRLVGAQQHAELAVLRTVENGVPMIRSANNGISFIVDPYGRILQHTPLFVQTVLAGPVPQPLAPTPYQRYGDWFMPACALCLLVGLLVQRVKRPRPASR